TTTCTTAATAACATTCATACTTATAAAATCATCATAAACACTATATGAATGACCCAGAACCATAATAGTACTCTCACCTTGTTTATCAATACTTGGACTTAAATTTTTAAAAGCATTATTATACATTTTTAGTGCATCTATAGGTATAATTCCTTTTGTAATTAATCTTTTATACCCTTTATAAAAGTCCATAGTTTTTAAATATGCACTTCTTACTTCTAATCTACTATCCGTAAAGTAAGAACCTGCACTGTGAAAGGATTTCTTAAGTTTTGATTCAGATTTTCTTAAATTCACTATTGGTGCTATTACTTCTGGCAATTGATCTACACTGTGTAAAACCATTTCAGGCAATCCTAAATATTTTGGACAGCAATATTCCATATGATCAATACTCATAATTTTAGGAATAAAAATATAATCTACTTTGTCTTTTAAATATTCTACATGACCATGAAAAACTTTTACAGGTAGACAAGCTTCATCAACACAATTTAGTGAACCATTATCTAATATTTCTTTATTCGTTTTACACGATAGAACAACTTCTACACCTAGTTCCTTAAAAAATTCATTCCATAAGGGATAATAGTTATAAAATAGCATTCCCCGCGGAATTCCTACCTTATATTTCATAATATACCTCCAGTCTTCATTTATATAGTATTGTCAAAAAACAAATAAGTATAACATAAAAAAAGACAGTTAACTGTCTTTTTTTATCTTATACTCATTAAAATAATTCATAAAGTAGTGAATATCGTCAATAGCTAGAAATATTTCTTCTTTACTTGTAACTTTAATATTTAAAGAGCCTTCTAAATAATTCATAAATTTATCTGGGGAACTAAAAGGAATTGTAAGTTTTAATAATAAACCTTTCATCCTTATTTTTCTTTCCAGATTCCCCATATGCTTAACATTTCTATTTAAATATTGTAAAAAATTATTAACATTTTGTTCAATATAATTTTCATCAGGTATATCATCTAAATTAGGATATAAAATATCCTCTTTTTCAAAAAATATATCATTATAATATGCTAACATTTCTCTTGTATTTTCTAACTCAGCATTTAATTTCTCATCTATTGATATACCACGATTAAAAGCTTCCCTATTTATTTCTTGGAAAAAGTCTACAGTTTTAATTATGGAATCTTCGTAAGAATCAATTTGTTTTTCTAAATCTGTTAAAACATTTTTATTCTCCAAATTTAAAATATCCTTATTTATATCACTTACTCTTATAATATCTTTAAGGATATATAATATATATAATTTATTAGTTAACAAGCCTAAGCTTCTTACAGCATTAGCAACAGTTTCTACATCTAAAATTATTTCCTTAACTACTTTCTTTTCTTTTTCTAATTCATCTATGGTCATATTTTTTATATTAAACTTCTTAAAACTTTCAACTTGCCTAAAAATATCATCAAATTTAATTCCATAGCCTTTGACAAAACTACTATCGAAATCATTTTTTGCCTTTTCTAATTTATTTTCTACTATGCTTTTAGGCATATCTTTTAAACTTTTTCTTAAACTATCCCCAACTATTTCAGTAAACTTTTCTTTAGTTAATCTAAAAGGTGTTAAGCTTATTATAGTTCCTAATATATAATTAAACTCATTATAATCTTCAGTGTTCTCTAGAAGAAAAGATAAAATATTTTGAAGAAAGTCATTTAATCTTAAATCAGACCAGTGTAGATTTTTATATTTACTTTTGGCTATTCTTTGTCTAATGCTATAGTCAAAAGTTTCATAGACATATCCTAACTCTATAATATAAGAATTAAGTAATGCAAGATAATTATATAATTCTTTCCTAATTTTATATATTTTTTCTATAACTTCATCTCTGTCCTTATTATCTAAAAAAATATTATCTATATTCTTAACAATTGTAATTAAATCATTATAATGTTTTTCTATTAATTCTCTTTCTCCCCTATTTTTAATTAACTTTATAAAATCTTTTTCATCTTTCTCTTTAATTAAAAGTATACTATTATAAATAGAATAGTATAATGATAAGTGCCCAATATGAGATAGATGTTCATCATTAATATTCTTGATATAATTTTTTAATTCATCATCTCTTAGCTCTTCTACTTTTATGTCATCTACATTCATAATAACCCTCCCTCCAAAATATTACCAAACCCCTATATAACCATCTGCTCTTTTTTCTGTTCCACCAATAAGTATATCTTTGTCTTTCAATATTATTTGCCCCCTACCAAAACTACCTATATCATTAGAGTATTTTATTTTATGTCCCATCCTTTTAAGTTCTTCTACTAAATCTTTAGAAAAATCTCTTTCTACAAGAACTGTCTTATCCTCTATCCATTGCCATCTAGGTTTATCTAGTGCTTCTTGAGGATTTAGACAATGATCAAATATATTATTCATAACCTGTAAATGTCCTTGAGGTTGCATATAAGCTCCCATAACACCAAAAGGCCCAATTGGCTTATTATTTTTTGTTATAAATCCTGGTATAATAGTGTGATAAGTTTTCTTTTGTGGTTCAAGTTTATTGTGGGCATTTGGTTCTAAGGAAAAAGTATATCCTCTATTATGAAGACTAATTCCCGTTCCTGGAACTACTAATCCTGAACCAAAACCTGTAAAATTACTTTGAATATAACTTACCATATTACCTGAACTATCAGCGGTAGCAAAATAAACTGTGCCACCAGAATTAGCTACACCAAACTGAGGAATAATAGCCTTATCTTTTATTAATTTAGCCCTTTCTATACCATAATCTTTAGATATTAATTCATCTAAATCTATACCCATTTTATTTAAATCTGTAATGTAATGAAGGCCATCAACATAAGCTAGTTTCAAAGCCTCAATCATGCGATGATAAGTTTTTGAGTCATCTTTTTTTAAATCAAAATTTTTCAGTATATTTAATGCCATTAAAACTACTATACCATGGGTATTAGGTGGTAACTCCCAAATATCATAACCTCTATAATTAACATTTAATGGTTTAACCCATTCTGCTTTATATTCAACTAAATCACTTTTTCTAATATACCCACCATGTTCTTTTGAAAATTTATGAATTTTTTCTGCTATATCACCTTTATAAAATGACATACAATTAGTGCTTCCTAACTCTTCTAAAGTATTAGCCATATCCTTATTATGCCATATCTGTCCTGCTTTAGGAGCTTGTCCATCTATAGTGAAAGTATCAAACCAGTATTTGAATTCTTCACCTTTTAATTTACTTTTATAATTATTAGCAGCCCTTTGCCAATTATATGCTACAATAGGGGACACTGGAAACCCATTTCTTGCATAGT
This genomic interval from Tissierellales bacterium contains the following:
- a CDS encoding acyl-CoA dehydratase activase-related protein, with amino-acid sequence MKYKVGIPRGMLFYNYYPLWNEFFKELGVEVVLSCKTNKEILDNGSLNCVDEACLPVKVFHGHVEYLKDKVDYIFIPKIMSIDHMEYCCPKYLGLPEMVLHSVDQLPEVIAPIVNLRKSESKLKKSFHSAGSYFTDSRLEVRSAYLKTMDFYKGYKRLITKGIIPIDALKMYNNAFKNLSPSIDKQGESTIMVLGHSYSVYDDFISMNVIKKLTDYGKDVITAEMIEDEIIAHYAKKLPKRMFWTHGKRIVGSAFYALENKNVDGIIYISAFGCGLDSVLVDLIERKANKTSTPFVLLTIDEQTGEAGINTRLEAFLDMMEWRKKDEDNFSTIR
- the ggt gene encoding gamma-glutamyltransferase, which encodes MNFCFSEYEYSSQRTVVFGRKGMVATTQPLASQAGLEILKNGGNAIDAAIATAACLTVVEPTSNGIGGDAFAIVWTNGNIYGLNSSGPSPKAINIDSVIGKGYKKIPQHGFIPVTIPGQPYGWKELSRRFGKLPLKEVLEPAIDYARNGFPVSPIVAYNWQRAANNYKSKLKGEEFKYWFDTFTIDGQAPKAGQIWHNKDMANTLEELGSTNCMSFYKGDIAEKIHKFSKEHGGYIRKSDLVEYKAEWVKPLNVNYRGYDIWELPPNTHGIVVLMALNILKNFDLKKDDSKTYHRMIEALKLAYVDGLHYITDLNKMGIDLDELISKDYGIERAKLIKDKAIIPQFGVANSGGTVYFATADSSGNMVSYIQSNFTGFGSGLVVPGTGISLHNRGYTFSLEPNAHNKLEPQKKTYHTIIPGFITKNNKPIGPFGVMGAYMQPQGHLQVMNNIFDHCLNPQEALDKPRWQWIEDKTVLVERDFSKDLVEELKRMGHKIKYSNDIGSFGRGQIILKDKDILIGGTEKRADGYIGVW